The Platichthys flesus chromosome 10, fPlaFle2.1, whole genome shotgun sequence genome includes a window with the following:
- the btbd7 gene encoding BTB/POZ domain-containing protein 7 — protein sequence MGANGSSYPHSCSQRTGGNAQAQQTFIGTSSYSQQGYGWESKLYSLEHGHERPADRKKKSLGLATLKRRFIKRRKSSRSADHARQMRELLSGWDVRDTNALVEEYEGTAALKELSFQASLARAEAPSLQRNLAALYQHKYCTDVDLIFQGTCFPAHRAILAARCPFFKSLLSSSPGYGAEVLMDVETAGIDVPMFSALLHYLYTGEFGVGGAEDTRLQNVDVLVQLSEEFGTPNSLEADMKGLFDYMCYYDALLSFSSDSEMIESCNERVAVAAAPTAGPACSGGPRTPDEDLRAHKAILSARSPFFRNLLQRRIRTGEEMTERTLQTPTRIVLDESIIPRKYVQVILHCMYTDVVELGLVLRGSPSASSLGEVQALVSGGRGASTRTEEAMELYHIALFLEFSMLAQGCEDIVVESLSLDSLVPILKWSSQPYGSKWVHRQAMHFLCEEFSQVVSSDVLYELGKEHLLSAIQSDYLQASEQDILKYVVKWGEQQLIKRMADREPNLLSGTAHSVNKRGVKRRDLDVEELREILSPLLPFIRTEHILPPNSDVLVDALKRGLISTPPSDMLPTAEGGKANAWLRQKSAGIYVRPRLFSPYVEEAKSVLDEMMVEQTDLVRLRLVRMSNVPDTLYMVNNAVPQCCHMINHQQMAGNSSNAPSVVANEIPVPQLPVVKEMIRRLQELRHTEQVQRAYALNCGEGATVSYELQLRVLREFGLADGATELLQNPYKFFPDERFGDESPILALRQVGRCRVNSSPAMDSMFTELEGIAGFHPPLPPPPPPYHPPATPSHAQLKGAWRPRVPMPAPTRSFSYPCNRTLIQRHAASKHGSSEYSSVPRAMPPDCTNPQAMGRALLSDQQAMSMEPVMREFMPDIALGVSVMSLREQHIVEMERDSPHSPSGHHLPHGPCPSVRLSHGHGPGHGHSCKRHAPEPKLEAQAEFPDLYDFSCRPATPTSAHPLPSFAGPDLYSHSCTPSSSYPPPYISDSQPQGHMQGRSAADPLRLDVLSMTSQRHDGVLASPSGAQPRMGHIPRGRSNETDLTHGLGHLRSPSGNMDSYDARHIGPRDAPEEMVLAGESSGPLQQPHRNSVTEEIARDRRSPSKPDYPYKKSAL from the exons ATGGGTGCAAATGGGTCCAGCTATCCACACTCATGCTCCCAACGCACGGGGGGGAACGCACAGGCACAGCAGACTTTTATAG GGACCTCATCCTACTCTCAGCAGGGGTATGGCTGGGAGTCAAAGCTATACAGCCTGGAGCACGGCCATGAGCGGCCCGcagacaggaagaagaagagcctCGGTCTAGCTACCCTTAAACGGAGGTTCATCAAAAGGAGGAAGTCCAGCCGCTCTGCAGATCATGCGCGGCAGATGCGGGAACTTTTGTCAGGATGGGACGTCCGTGACACAAACGCCCTGGTGGAGGAGTATGAGGGCACAGCGGCCCTCAAGGAGCTGAGCTTCCAGGCCAGCCTGGCACGTGCTGAGGCTCCCAGCTTGCAGCGGAATCTCGCCGCCCTTTACCAGCACAAGTACTGCACAGATGTGGACCTCATCTTCCAAGGTACTTGCTTCCCAGCTCACCGGGCCATCCTCGCTGCCCGCTGCCCCTTTTTCAAGAGTCTGCTTTCCTCATCCCCTGGCTATGGAGCAGAAGTTCTCATGGATGTTGAGACAGCCGGCATCGATGTGCCCATGTTCTCTGCCCTGCTTCACTACCTGTACACTGGGGAGTTTGGAGTGGGGGGAGCCGAGGATACCAGGCTGCAGAATGTGGATGTACTGGTGCAGCTCAGTGAGGAATTTGGTACGCCCAACTCATTGGAGGCAGATATGAAGGGCTTGTTCGACTACATGTGTTACTACGATGCgctcctcagcttctcctcagacTCTGAGATGATAGAGAGCTGCAATGAGAGAGTCGCTGTGGCTGCAGCACCAACAGCGGGCCCAGCATGCAGTGGGGGGCCCAGGACCCCAGACGAGGACCTTAGGGCACACAAGGCGATCCTCTCAGCACGTTCCCCTTTCTTCAGAAACCTTTTGCAGAGACGCATCCGCACAGGGGAGGAAATGACGGAGCGCACGTTGCAGACACCAACCCGCATAGTGCTGGATGAGTCCATCATCCCACGCAAATATGTGCAGGTTATTCTCCACTGCATGTACACCGATGTGGTGGAGCTCGGGCTGGTGCTTCGGGGCAGTCCTTCAGCGAGCAGCCTTGGCGAGGTGCAGGCGCTGGTGTCAGGGGGCCGTGGGGCCAGCACCCGAACAGAGGAGGCGATGGAACTCTACCATATCGCTCTATTCCTGGAGTTCAGTATGCTGGCTCAAG GCTGCGAGGACATCGTCGTGGAAAGCTTGTCCCTGGACTCGCTCGTCCCCATCCTGAAGTGGAGCTCCCAGCCGTACGGCTCCAAGTGGGTCCACAGGCAGGCCATGCACTTCCTCTGTGAAGAGTTCAGTCAGGTTGTCTCTTCGGATGTTCTCTACGAGCTTGGTAAAGAGCACCTTCTCAGCGCAATTCAGTCTGATTACCTGCAG GCGAGTGAACAGGACATTCTCAAGTATGTTGTTAAGTGGGGCGAGCAGCAGCTTATTAAGAGGATGGCAGACAGGG AGCCCAACCTGTTGAGCGGCACAGCTCACAGCGTAAACAAGAGGGGAGTGAAGAGAAGAGACCTGGATGTGGAGGAGCTTAGAGAGATCCTGTCTCCCCTCTTGCCCTTCATCCGAACTGAGCACATCTTACCTCCCAACAGTGACGTCCTCGTCGACGCG CTTAAAAGGGGTTTGATAAGCACCCCTCCCTCCGACATGCTGCCCACAGCCGAGGGGGGGAAAGCCAATGCCTGGCTACGGCAGAAGAGCGCAGGCATCTACGTGCGTCCGCGCCTCTTCTCTCCTTACGTAGAGGAAGCGAAG TCTGTACTTGATGAAATGATGGTGGAGCAGACGGACCTGGTGCGCTTGCGACTGGTGCGCATGTCCAACGTCCCCGACACACTCTACATGGTCAACAACGCCGTGCCTCAGTGCTGTCACATGATCAACCACCAGCAAATGGCAGGGAATTCATCAAACGCTCCGTCGGTCGTGGCCAATGAAATCCCAG TGCCTCAGCTGCCAGTGGTGAAGGAGATGATCCGGAGGCTGCAGGAACTGAGACACACGGAGCAGGTCCAGAGAGCGTACGCCCTCAACTGTGGTGAAGGAGCCACCGTCAGCTATGAGCTGCAGCTGCGAGTGCTGAGGGAGTTCGGTCTGGCAGACGGAGCCACGGAGTTACTGCAG AACCCGTACAAGTTCTTCCCCGATGAACGGTTCGGAGACGAGAGTCCAATCCTTGCTCTGCGCCAGGTGGGTCGTTGTCGAGTAAACAGCAGCCCAGCCATGGATAGCATGTTCACAGAGCTGGAAGGGATAGCTGGCTTCCACCCACCCctacctcctccacctcccccgtACCACCCCCCTGCCACACCCAGCCATGCTCAGCTCAAGGGTGCCTGGCGACCCCGCGTTCCCATGCCGGCCCCCACCCGTTCCTTCTCCTATCCCTGCAACCGCACCCTGATCCAGCGCCATGCAGCCTCCAAGCAtggcagctcagagtactcctCTGTGCCCAGGGCCATGCCCCCAGACTGCACCAACCCGCAGGCCATGGGCCGAGCTTTGCTTTCAGACCAGCAAGCG ATGAGCATGGAGCCCGTTATGAGGGAGTTCATGCCTGACATTGCACTGGGTGTCTCCGTCATGTCCTTGAGGGAGCAGCACAttgtggagatggagagagatagcCCTCACAGCCCCTCAGGCCACCATCTGCCCCATGGGCCCTGCCCCTCTGTCCGCCTCAGCCATGGCCACGGTCCTGGACATGGCCACTCCTGCAAGAGACACGCTCCTGAACCCAAGCTGGAGGCTCAAGCCGAGTTCCCTGACCTGTATGACTTTTCCTGCCGACCTGCGACCCCAACCTCCGCTCACCCTCTGCCCTCCTTTGCAGGACCAGACCTCTACAGCCACAGCTGCACCCCCTCCAGCTCCTATCCACCTCCTTACATTTCTGACTCTCAGCCCCAGGGCCACATGCAAGGACGTTCTGCCGCCGACCCACTTCGACTGGATGTCCTCAGTATGACCTCTCAGAGACATGATGGAGTCCTCGCCAGTCCCTCTGGGGCCCAGCCCAGGATGGGTCATATTCCCCGGGGGCGATCAAATGAGACGGACCTGACTCATGGTTTGGGTCATTTACGATCCCCCAGTGGAAACATGGACAGCTACGATGCGAGGCACATAGGACCTAGAGACGCCCCGGAAGAGATGGTTCTCGCTGGAGAATCATCGGGTCCACTTCAGCAACCTCACAGGAACAGTGTAACCGAGGAGATCGCCAGAGACCGCAGGTCACCCAGCAAGCCTGACTACCCTTATAAGAAATCTGCACTTTAA
- the LOC133961542 gene encoding putative E3 ubiquitin-protein ligase UBR7, with protein MAEHKGESEPHDVSEEDLETALCVLAGSDPENCSYSRGYVKRQAVFACNTCTPSAAEPAGICLACANKCHDGHDIFELYTKRNFRCDCGNSKFGDFQCQLMSAKDEENVRNQYNHNFSGFYCTCDRPYPDADDQVNDEMIQCVVCEDWFHSGHLGCSAVEPEELQEMVCEACMNKAPILWTYAAHFAVPPVISVGHPEEEEVEVDVEEQGDKEESRQSEEEATTSVEDPKQEEALNQGSPGKRTHEQMAGSPGKATTKSETCRLKKLQDQGRERLRQGAVFWPYSWRSELCTCTSCKRAYVAAEVQFLMDQFDTILAYENKGLDEPFGQHPLMALTSSMDRVQQLEIIYGLNEMTTSITAFLHQCVADGKTLTVEAVHQLFDELRARKKRRTDAGYQ; from the exons atGGCTGAACACAAAGGAGAGTCCGAGCCCCACGACGTCAGCGAGGAGGACCTGGAgacagctctgtgtgttctggCAGGAAGCGACCCAGAAAACTGCTCCTATTCCCGG GGCTATGTGAAAAGACAGGCTGTGTTTGCCTGCAACACCTGCACCCCCAGTGCTGCAGAGCCTGCTGGGATATGTCTGGCCTGTGCCAACAAGTGCCACGATGGACACGACATCTTCGAGCTGTACACCAAAAG aAATTTTCGCTGTGATTGCGGCAATAGCAAGTTTGGCGATTTCCAGTGTCAGCTGATGAGT GCAAAGGACgaggaaaatgtcagaaatcaaTACAATCACAACTTTAGTGGCTTCTACTGCACGTGTGATCGGCCGTACCCAGACGCGGACGATCAG GTCAACGATGAGATGATTCAGTGTGTTGTCTGTGAGGACTGGTTTCATAGCGGG CACCTGGGCTGCTCTGCAGTGgaacctgaagagctgcaggagatggTGTGTGAGGCGTGCATGAACAAGGCTCCTATTCTATGGACGTACGCCGCTCACTTTGCAG TGCCACCAGTGATCAGCGTCGGTcatcctgaggaggaggaggtggaggtcgACGTTGAGGAGcaaggagacaaagaggaatCCAGGCAAAGTGAGGAAGAAGCAACAACCAGTGTTGAGGACCCAAAGCAGGAG GAAGCGCTGAACCAGGGCTCCCCGGGCAAACGGACCCACGAGCAGATGGCGGGCAGCCCGGGAAAGGCCACGACCAAATCGGAGACATGCAGGCTGAAGAAGCTGCAGGACCAGGGGCGGGAGAGGCTGAGACAGGGAGCCGTGTTCTGGCCGTACAGCTGGCGCTCCGAGCTTTGCACCTGCACAAGCTGCAAG AGGGCTTACGTGGCGGCCGAGGTGCAGTTCCTCATGGATCAGTTCGACACCATTCTGGCCTACGAGAACAAAGGTTTGGATGAGCCGTTCGGCCAGCACCCGCTAATGGCACTAACAAGCTCGATGGACCgtgtgcagcagctggagatcATTTACG GTTTAAACGAGATGACGACTTCTATCACTGCGTTTTTACACCAGTGTGTCGCTGATGGAAAG ACGCTCACCGTCGAAGCCGTGCATCAGCTCTTTGATGAGCTGCGTGCGAGAAAAAAACGCAGAACTGACGCAGGATACCAGTAA